The Candidatus Baltobacteraceae bacterium genome has a window encoding:
- a CDS encoding alpha/beta fold hydrolase — MIETMRVETPDGAVTGARIAGARGAALLFVHGVGSTAAIWDAQLAAFSDEFRCAAVELRGNGALTDPDPSLITRENFAGDVLAVADALGVQTFTLVGCSLGGAIAFELWKRAPQRFDAMVLVGSFARYPDGERYAQTICDALGGATDMRAFAESRAARLGLPPERYRETVEQMACKSVACYRASTSATWTGDYRDVLPDIAVPVLVLCGERDAIAPAALSQEIAGGIPGAQFDVVENAGHVANADAPERFNDLLRGFLSVAVP; from the coding sequence GTGATCGAGACGATGCGCGTCGAGACCCCGGACGGTGCCGTTACCGGCGCACGGATTGCCGGTGCGCGCGGCGCGGCGCTGCTCTTCGTGCACGGCGTCGGTTCGACGGCCGCAATTTGGGACGCGCAACTCGCCGCGTTCTCCGACGAGTTCCGCTGTGCCGCCGTCGAGCTGCGCGGCAACGGCGCGTTAACCGATCCGGATCCGTCACTGATTACGCGCGAGAACTTCGCCGGCGACGTTCTGGCGGTCGCCGACGCGCTCGGCGTCCAAACGTTTACGCTGGTCGGTTGCAGTTTGGGCGGCGCGATCGCATTCGAGCTCTGGAAGCGCGCGCCGCAGCGTTTCGATGCGATGGTCCTCGTCGGCAGCTTTGCGCGCTATCCCGACGGCGAACGCTACGCGCAAACGATTTGCGACGCGCTCGGCGGTGCGACGGACATGCGCGCGTTCGCGGAGTCGCGCGCGGCGCGCCTGGGATTGCCGCCGGAGCGTTATCGCGAAACGGTCGAGCAGATGGCGTGCAAGTCGGTGGCGTGCTACCGCGCCTCGACTTCTGCTACGTGGACCGGCGATTATCGCGACGTGCTGCCCGACATCGCGGTTCCGGTGTTGGTGTTATGCGGCGAGCGCGACGCGATCGCGCCGGCCGCGCTCTCGCAAGAGATCGCCGGCGGTATTCCGGGCGCGCAGTTCGACGTCGTCGAGAATGCCGGCCACGTCGCCAACGCCGACGCGCCCGAGCGGTTCAACGACCTGCTGCGCGGATTCCTGAGCGTCGCCGTGCCGTGA
- the polX gene encoding DNA polymerase/3'-5' exonuclease PolX, protein MLSNADVAAKLLEIRTLMELGGDSFYKYMAFEKAAASVENAAPLADLVRSGEHLKLPGIGKSIGAVVEQLVTAGHADMLDDLHQKFPPSIMEVLAVNGIGVKTTAMLYSTYGIASLADLERAIAGGALDGVPRLGPKTLENWKRGILAYKGRKNRTPLAFALIVAREAMDWVLEGPALDRLTFAGSLRRQEVTVGDIDLICTSARAAEVTSHFTGWPRAEAVLAEGPTKASIWLPGGLQIDLRVLPDHLYGNLLQHFTGSREHNIKLREYAVRKGLRVSENGILNLETGEVVTCSEEAGVYAALGMQYVPPELRSGLDEIELALGASIPELVEPRDLRGDFHMHTTWSDGDDSLEAMIAAAAARGYEYHSVSDHSSGRGSRFGLTPERIAEQRSAIEALGDRFGIRTLCSSEVDILPDGSMDFDDGVLAKLDIVVGSVHSATRQTRDEMTARLIAACENPYVTIIGHPTGRRFDGSPGYEFDYDAVFEAAARTGTALEIDGQAMRLDLPAPLVRKAKTFGVTFTADSDAHRTGDLANAELAIGQARRAGLTKDDLLNTRPLDAVLEFVRRKRER, encoded by the coding sequence ATGCTTTCCAATGCCGACGTCGCAGCCAAGCTGCTCGAGATCCGCACGCTCATGGAGCTGGGCGGAGACTCGTTCTATAAATACATGGCCTTCGAAAAGGCCGCCGCGTCGGTGGAAAACGCGGCGCCGCTTGCCGACTTGGTCAGGTCGGGCGAGCACCTCAAGCTGCCCGGTATCGGGAAATCGATCGGCGCCGTCGTCGAACAGCTGGTGACCGCCGGCCACGCCGATATGCTCGACGATCTCCATCAGAAATTCCCCCCCTCGATCATGGAAGTGCTGGCGGTCAACGGCATCGGCGTGAAGACGACGGCCATGCTCTATAGTACGTACGGCATCGCATCGCTCGCCGATCTCGAACGCGCCATCGCGGGCGGCGCGCTTGACGGCGTTCCTCGCTTGGGCCCCAAGACGCTCGAAAATTGGAAGCGGGGCATTCTTGCGTACAAGGGGCGCAAAAACCGGACGCCGCTGGCGTTCGCGCTGATCGTCGCGCGCGAGGCGATGGATTGGGTGCTCGAAGGGCCGGCGCTCGACCGGCTGACGTTTGCGGGAAGCTTGCGACGCCAGGAAGTTACCGTCGGCGACATCGACTTGATTTGTACGTCGGCGCGTGCCGCGGAAGTGACCTCGCACTTCACCGGTTGGCCGCGCGCCGAGGCGGTGCTCGCCGAAGGACCGACCAAAGCCAGCATCTGGCTTCCCGGCGGATTGCAGATCGATCTGCGCGTGCTGCCGGATCATCTGTACGGCAATCTGCTCCAGCACTTTACGGGGTCGCGCGAACACAACATCAAGTTACGCGAATATGCGGTGCGTAAAGGGCTGCGCGTCAGCGAAAACGGCATCCTGAATCTCGAAACGGGCGAGGTCGTCACGTGTTCGGAGGAGGCGGGTGTCTACGCGGCGCTGGGCATGCAATACGTTCCGCCGGAGCTGCGCAGCGGACTCGACGAAATCGAGCTGGCGCTCGGCGCCTCGATTCCCGAGCTGGTCGAACCACGCGACTTGCGCGGCGACTTTCACATGCACACCACGTGGAGCGACGGTGACGATTCGCTCGAAGCGATGATCGCCGCCGCAGCCGCACGCGGGTACGAGTACCATTCCGTCAGCGATCATTCGAGCGGACGGGGATCGCGTTTCGGGTTGACGCCCGAGCGGATTGCCGAGCAGCGCTCCGCGATCGAGGCGCTCGGCGACCGATTCGGGATTCGCACGCTCTGCTCGAGCGAGGTCGACATTCTGCCGGACGGTTCCATGGACTTTGACGACGGGGTGCTCGCAAAGCTCGATATCGTTGTCGGCTCCGTGCACTCGGCAACCCGTCAAACGCGCGACGAAATGACGGCGCGCCTCATTGCGGCTTGCGAGAATCCCTACGTGACGATCATCGGGCACCCCACGGGACGCCGGTTCGACGGCAGCCCGGGATACGAGTTCGATTACGACGCGGTCTTCGAAGCTGCCGCGCGAACCGGGACGGCGTTGGAAATTGACGGGCAAGCGATGCGCCTCGATCTCCCGGCCCCGCTGGTACGCAAGGCAAAGACTTTCGGCGTGACGTTCACCGCCGACAGCGACGCCCATCGCACCGGGGATCTTGCCAACGCGGAGCTCGCGATCGGACAGGCCCGGCGCGCCGGTCTCACTAAAGATGATCTCCTCAACACCCGTCCTCTGGATGCGGTGCTCGAGTTCGTCCGTAGAAAGCGAGAACGGTGA
- a CDS encoding MOSC domain-containing protein — protein sequence MSASALSVNAGSVRTVPYNGKDVVTGIFKQPVAGPVAVAGVNLTGDDQADRSVHGGPDRAVYAYASEDYAWWKRELGRDVLPGTFGENLTTQGVDVNAALVGERWRIGTAVLQVTTPRFPCYKLAMKMDDPTFVKVFSAALRLGSYMRIVTEGTLERGDDIEVVHRPSHAMTIGEMSKIYLFERERLRELLVPDIPDEWRQWIVEHAH from the coding sequence TTGAGCGCGTCGGCACTCTCGGTGAACGCCGGTTCGGTTCGCACGGTACCATACAACGGCAAGGACGTCGTAACCGGCATTTTTAAGCAACCTGTTGCGGGCCCCGTTGCCGTCGCCGGCGTCAATCTTACCGGCGACGATCAGGCGGACCGTTCCGTCCACGGCGGACCCGATCGCGCGGTGTACGCGTACGCGTCGGAAGATTACGCGTGGTGGAAACGGGAGTTGGGCCGCGACGTACTGCCCGGCACGTTCGGCGAAAACCTTACGACGCAGGGGGTCGACGTCAACGCCGCGCTCGTCGGCGAACGCTGGCGCATCGGTACCGCCGTTCTGCAAGTCACGACGCCGCGGTTTCCGTGTTACAAACTCGCGATGAAGATGGACGATCCCACGTTCGTAAAGGTCTTTTCAGCGGCGCTGCGCCTGGGTTCGTATATGCGTATCGTGACGGAAGGAACGCTCGAGCGCGGCGACGACATCGAAGTCGTTCATCGTCCGTCGCACGCGATGACGATCGGCGAGATGTCGAAGATCTATCTTTTCGAACGGGAGCGGCTACGCGAACTGCTCGTTCCCGACATCCCCGACGAGTGGCGGCAGTGGATCGTCGAGCACGCGCATTGA
- a CDS encoding carboxypeptidase-like regulatory domain-containing protein: MSLRPYAARYGDMLSIILAGLVFSPFAGQTGVATYASIRGTVTTGFPDYKPVPNAQVMVTGDVDIRQTRTDANGRYYFLTLLPGVYHVTVPLYRGNVIGAYTGNRAFDGERFRRCSAQANAPVELSAGAAYFANFDLVTHCA, translated from the coding sequence TTGTCACTGCGGCCATACGCCGCGCGCTATGGGGATATGCTGTCAATTATTCTCGCGGGTTTAGTCTTTTCACCGTTCGCGGGCCAAACGGGTGTTGCGACCTACGCGAGCATACGCGGCACCGTGACCACCGGATTCCCGGACTACAAGCCCGTGCCTAATGCTCAAGTTATGGTTACCGGCGATGTGGATATACGCCAAACGCGAACCGACGCGAACGGCCGGTATTACTTTCTCACCCTGCTTCCGGGCGTCTACCACGTCACGGTCCCCCTGTACCGAGGCAACGTTATCGGTGCGTACACCGGCAACCGCGCCTTCGACGGGGAGCGATTTCGGCGGTGTTCCGCGCAAGCAAATGCTCCGGTCGAGTTATCCGCAGGAGCGGCCTACTTTGCGAACTTCGATCTCGTAACGCACTGCGCCTAA
- the fdhD gene encoding formate dehydrogenase accessory sulfurtransferase FdhD, with amino-acid sequence MTQRPGRTAEVDVFAIDGVSAKRKHDAVVTEEPLEIRLAARGVTRTLAITMRTPGNDFELAAGFVYNEGIVRARGEIAGINYCVDPAVDPEQRYNIVNVELSSATLPDLDRLERHFTTSSACGVCGRAQLDSLRDLGIEPLDDGVRVNAATLYALPDRMREAQRVFESTGGLHAAALFDENGAVKTVREDVGRHNAVDKLVGWGLMDGRLPFARSILMVSGRAGYEILQKSAVARIPIVCSVSAPSSLAVDLAREFNVTLAGFLRGERANVYAGMERIV; translated from the coding sequence ATGACGCAGCGTCCCGGGCGCACGGCGGAAGTCGACGTTTTCGCCATCGACGGCGTTTCGGCGAAACGCAAACACGATGCCGTCGTCACCGAAGAACCGCTCGAGATCCGGCTCGCGGCGCGCGGCGTCACGCGAACCTTGGCGATCACGATGCGCACGCCGGGAAACGATTTCGAGCTGGCGGCCGGGTTTGTCTACAATGAGGGCATCGTGCGCGCGCGCGGCGAGATTGCCGGGATCAACTACTGCGTCGATCCTGCGGTCGATCCGGAGCAGCGCTACAACATCGTCAACGTCGAGCTCTCTTCGGCAACGCTTCCCGACCTCGACCGGCTGGAGCGTCACTTTACGACGAGCAGCGCGTGCGGCGTCTGCGGCCGCGCGCAGCTCGACTCGCTGCGCGATCTCGGCATCGAACCTCTCGACGACGGCGTTCGCGTTAACGCCGCGACGCTCTATGCGTTGCCGGATCGCATGCGCGAAGCCCAACGCGTCTTCGAGTCAACGGGCGGGTTGCACGCGGCGGCGCTATTCGACGAAAACGGCGCGGTAAAAACCGTTCGCGAAGACGTCGGGCGTCACAACGCCGTCGACAAACTGGTCGGATGGGGGCTGATGGACGGGCGCCTGCCGTTTGCGCGCTCGATCCTCATGGTGAGCGGCCGGGCCGGCTACGAGATTCTGCAAAAAAGCGCGGTCGCACGCATTCCGATCGTCTGTTCGGTGTCGGCGCCGAGCAGTCTCGCGGTCGATCTCGCTCGCGAGTTCAACGTCACGCTCGCCGGTTTTCTACGCGGCGAGCGTGCGAACGTGTACGCCGGGATGGAGCGAATCGTTTAG
- a CDS encoding ATP-binding protein, producing the protein MKEAGIPVDVLLRAIDASGDVVLVYRVDPKTGKLVLTYMNDAYTRQTGYSRDEAIGRELDAFRLAMPDDEGMRAIRAAFAAGQPGAAELVSYRKDGSTFWNEITVQPIGENGRVGHWVSIERDISSEVERTSVLAEEHDRLLALVRAARRLFTVFDARELVVRVKDVVRELIGAKVRVLAVNPAGSAIEVDDLGSDVAFSSEGDERIARALSSKGRVVDEVGRRAIVFAGQYGEGRFVLDALVGGARQLRNTDLFVLDLIAEYFAVAARNVALYHELDERRAAVMDLNQTKSDLIAMLAHDFRGPLTSIVGYSDLIGEVGELDGEQREFLESIKRSALVLSELATDTLTLSRLERNEVGLQFAEVDVSALAHGIAEQYADRRHVEVTVEGDSHVTGDEERLRQVFSNLIDNAIKYSPGKAPPGVDIAGDRRFVTVRVRDSGIGIPNAELTTIFDRFSRATNARKLGISGTGFGLFLTKQLVQLHGGTIAVESREGEGTTFSVTLPRRVVRSAAPRTVVVFDQERDGSFLAYGLREGGYRVRTASSVDELLAMADSDTLDAVIVNVEESALSAEQAAKLRAFSRERTIPIVAVGGESSPRLGANAIVPKPVLAGDVLAVLERLRPLALHLTR; encoded by the coding sequence GTGAAAGAGGCAGGTATTCCGGTCGACGTCCTGTTGCGCGCGATCGACGCGAGCGGCGACGTCGTGCTGGTTTACCGGGTCGATCCCAAGACGGGCAAGCTCGTCCTGACGTATATGAACGACGCGTACACGCGTCAGACCGGCTACTCGCGCGACGAGGCGATCGGGCGCGAGCTCGACGCGTTCCGTCTCGCGATGCCCGACGACGAAGGCATGCGCGCGATACGGGCGGCCTTCGCCGCGGGTCAGCCCGGGGCGGCAGAGCTCGTGAGTTACCGCAAAGACGGATCGACGTTTTGGAACGAGATCACCGTGCAGCCGATCGGCGAAAACGGGCGCGTCGGGCATTGGGTTTCGATCGAGCGCGACATCAGCTCGGAGGTGGAGCGCACGTCCGTGCTGGCCGAAGAACACGATCGGCTGCTCGCGCTCGTGCGCGCCGCGCGACGGCTCTTCACGGTCTTCGACGCTCGCGAGCTGGTCGTTCGAGTCAAAGACGTGGTGCGCGAGCTCATCGGCGCGAAGGTGCGGGTTTTGGCGGTCAATCCGGCCGGGTCGGCCATCGAAGTCGACGATCTTGGTTCCGACGTTGCGTTTTCTTCCGAAGGCGACGAACGGATCGCGCGCGCGCTTTCGAGCAAGGGCCGCGTGGTTGACGAAGTCGGACGCCGCGCGATCGTCTTTGCCGGTCAGTACGGCGAAGGCCGCTTCGTGCTCGACGCGCTCGTCGGCGGTGCGCGTCAGCTGCGCAACACCGACCTCTTCGTGCTCGACCTTATCGCGGAATACTTTGCCGTGGCCGCTCGCAACGTAGCGCTCTATCACGAGCTCGACGAACGGCGCGCGGCGGTGATGGATCTGAATCAAACCAAGAGCGACTTGATCGCGATGCTCGCACACGATTTCCGCGGCCCGCTCACGTCGATCGTCGGCTACTCGGATCTCATCGGCGAAGTCGGCGAGCTCGACGGCGAGCAGCGCGAGTTTCTCGAGTCGATCAAACGATCGGCGCTCGTCCTTTCGGAGCTCGCGACCGACACGCTGACGCTCTCGCGCCTGGAGCGCAACGAAGTGGGTCTGCAGTTTGCCGAAGTCGACGTATCCGCGCTCGCGCACGGAATAGCGGAGCAATACGCCGACCGGCGTCACGTCGAGGTAACCGTTGAGGGTGACTCTCACGTGACCGGCGACGAAGAACGGCTGCGGCAAGTCTTTTCGAACCTCATCGACAACGCGATCAAGTACTCGCCCGGAAAAGCGCCGCCGGGAGTCGATATCGCCGGCGACCGCCGCTTCGTGACGGTCCGCGTGCGCGACAGCGGCATCGGCATACCCAACGCCGAGCTCACCACGATCTTCGACCGCTTCTCGCGCGCGACCAACGCGCGCAAGCTCGGCATATCCGGCACCGGCTTCGGATTGTTCCTGACCAAGCAGCTCGTGCAGCTTCACGGCGGAACGATCGCCGTCGAAAGCCGGGAAGGTGAAGGCACGACGTTTTCGGTGACGCTTCCGCGGCGCGTGGTTCGGTCGGCGGCGCCGCGCACCGTCGTCGTCTTCGATCAGGAGCGCGACGGTTCGTTTCTGGCCTACGGTTTGCGCGAAGGCGGTTACCGCGTGCGCACCGCCAGTTCGGTGGACGAGCTGCTCGCGATGGCCGACTCCGATACGCTCGATGCGGTGATCGTCAACGTCGAAGAATCGGCGCTCAGCGCCGAGCAGGCCGCGAAACTTCGCGCGTTCAGCCGCGAGCGAACGATTCCGATCGTGGCGGTCGGCGGCGAAAGCAGTCCGCGCTTGGGTGCCAACGCGATCGTGCCCAAGCCGGTCCTCGCCGGCGACGTCCTCGCGGTACTCGAGCGCCTGCGCCCGCTGGCCCTGCATTTGACTCGCTAG
- a CDS encoding type 1 glutamine amidotransferase domain-containing protein — protein sequence MQGVDGKRVAALIGDGFEEAELMEPRRALEEAGAVVTIVGLDERARQRIRGKRGLDDGQSARAEELVADCTAEDFDALLLPGGTSPDRIRTDREVHRFVREFDAAKKPTFSVGHGAQVLISSQLVRSRQLTGAPSIADDIRNAGGLYRDQPTVGDSNWVSTRGGDDMAQFNRAMLEKLAASAPPQPV from the coding sequence ATGCAAGGTGTTGACGGTAAACGGGTCGCTGCGCTGATCGGCGACGGATTTGAAGAGGCAGAACTCATGGAGCCGCGCCGGGCCCTCGAAGAGGCCGGGGCGGTCGTGACGATCGTCGGGCTCGACGAACGTGCTCGCCAGCGGATTCGCGGCAAGCGCGGTCTCGACGACGGCCAAAGCGCTCGTGCCGAGGAGCTCGTGGCCGATTGCACGGCCGAGGATTTCGACGCCCTGCTGCTTCCCGGAGGGACGTCGCCCGACCGGATTCGTACCGACCGCGAAGTGCACCGGTTCGTTCGCGAGTTCGATGCTGCCAAGAAACCGACGTTCTCGGTCGGCCACGGCGCACAGGTCTTGATCTCGTCGCAGCTGGTTCGCAGCCGTCAACTCACGGGCGCGCCCTCGATCGCCGACGACATTCGCAACGCCGGCGGCCTCTATCGCGATCAGCCAACGGTCGGCGATTCGAACTGGGTCTCGACGCGCGGCGGCGACGACATGGCGCAGTTCAACCGCGCCATGCTCGAAAAGCTCGCCGCCTCGGCACCCCCGCAACCCGTCTAA